DNA from Actinoplanes sp. SE50/110:
GCGTGGGCCCCGCCGGTCAGCACCGGAGTCTCCGTGAACGACCGGTCGCCGTTGCGGCCGGCGTACGGGCAGCGCGGGTGGAAGGCGCAGCCGGAAGGCAGGTTGATCAGGCTGGGCGGCGTGCCCTTGACCGGGGTGAGCCGGTCCCGGACCTCGCGATCCAGCCGCGGCATCGAGCCGAGCAGACCCCAGGTGTACGGGTGCTGCGGGCGCTGGAACAGATCCACCGCCGGGCCCTTCTCGATCACCTTGCCGCCGTACATCACCAGGACCTCGTCGGCCAGCTCGGCGACGACGCCGAGGTCGTGGGTGATCATGATGACCGCGGAGCCGAACTCCTCCTGCAGATCCCGAATCAGGTCCAGGATCTGCGCCTGGACGGTCACGTCCAGGGCCGTGGTGGGCTCGTCGGCGATCAGCAGTTTCGGGTCGTTGACCAGCGCCATCGCGATCATCGCGCGCTGCCGCATGCCACCGGAAAACTGGTGGGCGTAGTCGTGGAAGCGGCGCGCCGGCTGCGGGATGCCGACCCGGGCGAGCATGTCGATGGCCCGCTCCCGGGCCACCTTCTTGTTCACCCCGGGGTGGTGCACCCGGTACGCCTCGACGATCTGCGACCCGATGGTGAAGTACGGGTGCATGGCGCTCAGCGGATCCTGGAAGATCATCGCCATCTTGCCGCCGCGCAGCGCCCGCACCTCCTCGTTGGAGGCGCTGACCAGTTCCTTGTCGTCCAGCCAGATCTCGCCGGCGACCTTGGCGTTGCTGCGGGTCCGGTGCAGGCCCAGGAGGGCCAGCGAGGTGACGCTCTTGCCGGAGCCGGACTCGCCGACGATGCCGAGCGTCTTGCCGGCCTCCAGGCTGAAGGTCGACCCGCTGACCGCCTGCACGATGCCGTCGTCGGTCTCGAACCGGACGGTCAAATCCTTGACCTCGAGGAATGGGCGTGACATTCGCTTCCCCTCAGCCCAGCCGCACGCGCGGGTCGATGATGCCGTAGACCAGGTCGACGATCAGATTGGCGAGAACAATGAAGAACGCGGCGAACAGGGTGACGCCGAGGATGATCGGGAGGTCGCTGGTCCGGATGCCGTTGAGCGCCTCGTAACCGAGACCGCGCAGGTTGAACACCGCCTCGGTGAGCACCGCGCCGCCGAGCAGCGCGCCCAGGTCCAGGCCGAAGACGGTGACCAGCGGCGTGAGGCTGGACCGCAGCGCGTGCTTGCCGATCACGGTGCGCTCGCCGAGGCCCTTGGCCCGGGCTGTCCGGACGTAGTCCTCGCCGAGCGTCTCCAGCATGTTCGCCCGGGTCAGCCGGGCGTAGGTGGCGGCGAACAGGAACGCCAGCGTGACCCAGGGCAGGATCAGGCCGCGGGCCCAGTCCACCGGGCTGTCC
Protein-coding regions in this window:
- a CDS encoding ABC transporter ATP-binding protein; translated protein: MSRPFLEVKDLTVRFETDDGIVQAVSGSTFSLEAGKTLGIVGESGSGKSVTSLALLGLHRTRSNAKVAGEIWLDDKELVSASNEEVRALRGGKMAMIFQDPLSAMHPYFTIGSQIVEAYRVHHPGVNKKVARERAIDMLARVGIPQPARRFHDYAHQFSGGMRQRAMIAMALVNDPKLLIADEPTTALDVTVQAQILDLIRDLQEEFGSAVIMITHDLGVVAELADEVLVMYGGKVIEKGPAVDLFQRPQHPYTWGLLGSMPRLDREVRDRLTPVKGTPPSLINLPSGCAFHPRCPYAGRNGDRSFTETPVLTGGAHAVACHLPPEAREKIFQEEVAPNL